From a region of the Lactuca sativa cultivar Salinas chromosome 4, Lsat_Salinas_v11, whole genome shotgun sequence genome:
- the LOC111917819 gene encoding pentatricopeptide repeat-containing protein At1g08070, chloroplastic, translating to MLSSYIKCMLLLKPIRLRTRQISQYASAASQELSAPKAVSTTPPKGLNFYISTLQTCASVDQLHKLHAEILKTHFSRNVFLLTRLAHAYLKFGCLNIGERFVVSIIKNPPLFLWNERIKCYARKGRYRESVDLYYEMVRSGYKPNAFTFTFVLPACAGLKSVKDCRRVHTDVLWFGCEYNEFVITALIDVYGKCGDLSSARQLFDEMPVKKTASCNALMAGFVLDEKFDDALSLFNEMKKLGIPSDTITMVRVLQSCASLGALQQGRWVHEQIIRTQMVVNVQLSSALINMYARCGSIEEAHHVFEEMPKKDLIAWTSIICGYGMHGLAHLSESLFLRMVSHGLRPDAITFVGVLSGFSHNGMVEKGWYYFKKMSDEFNVKPVLEHYSCMVDMLGRAGRLNEAENLLKHITVKPDSMIWGGLLTACKIHKNVEMAERVVSKILELDPTNAGWHVLMSNIYATCEKWDQVAKMWGKIKDLKLEKQPGWSSIEVTGQIHTFLVFDQSHVMSKEIYSYLKYVKERMKVEGYVPETSVVFEKVDEETKEEMVFCHSERLAIAFGILSTLDGDVLRVMKNLRVCVDCHNVIKFISRIECREIIVRDAKRFHCFKDGVCSCGDYW from the coding sequence ATGCTTTCGAGTTACATCAAGTGTATGCTACTCCTGAAGCCGATCCGCTTAAGAACTCGTCAGATTTCCCAATATGCTTCCGCGGCTTCACAAGAATTGTCTGCACCTAAAGCGGTCTCCACAACACCACCAAAGGGGCTTAATTTCTACATCTCTACCCTCCAAACTTGTGCCTCTGTTGATCAACTTCATAAACTTCACGCTGAGATTCTCAAGACTCACTTCTCCCGGAACGTATTCCTGTTGACACGTCTAGCTCACGCTTACCTCAAATTTGGTTGCCTGAATATTGGAGAAAGATTTGTTGTCAGCATCATCAAGAACCCACCTTTGTTTCTTTGGAATGAGAGGATCAAATGTTATGCAAGGAAAGGTCGTTACAGAGAGTCAGTCGATCTTTATTACGAGATGGTTCGAAGTGGATACAAACCGAACGCCTTCACGTTTACATTTGTGCTGCCCGCTTGCGCTGGGTTGAAGTCGGTTAAAGATTGTCGAAGGGTTCATACTGATGTTTTGTGGTTCGGTTGCGAGTATAACGAGTTTGTTATCACCGCTCTTATTGACGTCTATGGGAAGTGCGGCGATTTAAGTTCCGCAcgccaactgtttgatgaaatgccagtGAAGAAAACCGCAAGCTGTAACGCCCTGATGGCTGGGTTTGTACTGGATGAGAAGTTCGATGATGCCTTATCACTCTTTAATGAAATGAAGAAGTTGGGGATCCCATCAGATACCATTACCATGGTCAGGGTACTTCAGTCATGTGCCTCTTTGGGTGCTTTACAACAGGGAAGATGGGTGCATGAGCAAATAATAAGGACCCAAATGGTGGTGAACGTACAATTAAGTTCAGCTCTGATTAACATGTACGCTAGATGTGGTAGCATAGAAGAAGCCCATCATGTGTTTGAAGAAATGCCAAAAAAAGATCTCATCGCGTGGACATCAATCATATGTGGGTATGGAATGCATGGACTTGCCCATCTTTCAGAATCTCTTTTCCTTCGTATGGTGAGTCATGGTCTAAGACCTGATGCCATAACATTTGTTGGAGTTTTGTCAGGTTTTAGTCACAATGGCATGGTAGAAAAAGGGTGGtattatttcaagaaaatgtCTGATGAATTTAATGTAAAGCCTGTTTTAGAGCATTATAGTTGCATGGTTGACATGCTTGGTAGAGCTGGCAGATTAAATGAAGCCGAAAACCTTCTGAAACATATAACTGTAAAACCTGATTCCATGATATGGGGTGGGCTGTTAACCGCATGCaagattcataaaaatgttgaAATGGCTGAAAGAGTTGTATCCAAGATTCTTGAATTGGATCCAACTAATGCTGGATGGCATGTGCTCATGTCCAACATCTATGCAACTTGTGAGAAATGGGATCAAGTTGCCAAAATGTGGGGAAAAATAAAAGATTTGAAGTTGGAAAAGCAACCCGGGTGGAGTTCCATTGAAGTTACAGGCCAAATTCACACGTTTCTTGTgtttgatcaatcacatgtgatgtcAAAAGAGATTTATAGTTATCTCAAGTATGTAAAAGAACGGATGAAAGTTGAAGGTTATGTTCCTGAAACAAGTGTTGTGTTTGAAAAAGTTGATGAGGAAACGAAGGAGGAGATGGTATTTTGTCATAGTGAAAGATTGGCGATTGCATTTGGGATTCTAAGCACTTTGGATGGTGATGTGTTGAGAGTGATGAAGAACTTGCGGGTGTGTGTGGATTGTCATAATGTTATTAAGTTTATATCTCGAATTGAATGTAGAGAAATTATTGTTAGAGATGCGAAAAGATTTCATTGTTTTAAGGATGGTGTATGTAGTTGTGGAGATTATTGGTGA